The following are encoded in a window of Amaranthus tricolor cultivar Red isolate AtriRed21 chromosome 2, ASM2621246v1, whole genome shotgun sequence genomic DNA:
- the LOC130806107 gene encoding protein JASON-like isoform X2 produces MPVTYCDVFTILWRSMACFFGCFGVRNQCRRRHSLPSTDDATKVVVVEGEQRQKIRLSSLFTAEDSAVKQRDNENLLHRAGQFDVNEELVEEAKFLKAIGTLPETPAEIRRRVIIVENTGNLGEQRPPNVLERTPRNPAEFPQGEIAAESLERSEVQSFHSSLDSSPETPEEVLKLDDAFAEHSVKFDTPKPPHRKSSPYPTPKLVTADMQTPGTAFATNMKSLTKGNVRIRSQYVYTVLNPIENLCQLDELKEENAVLEASDNEWEQLSKQGNTTPAVGSRENFPDKKLGDISLSAWLKPPLPKVDGDFPGRKKPSIVRTSEDRPIIGLVATHWNNQEEDTYISPKPWDGNGIPNSTTKYKEDQKVCWHATPFEERLEKALSEETAVPQRNPVMGAPISFEETEAQDTATSQLLSIPKSVVSF; encoded by the exons ATGCCAGTGACTTACTGTGACGTTTTTACCATTCTTTGGCGATCCATGGCTTGTTTTTTTGGTTGCTTTGGAGTTCGCAATCAATGTCGTCGTCGTCATTCTCTACCTTCTACTGATGATGCTACTAAA gttgttgttgttgagggAGAACAGCGTCAAAAGATCCGTCTGTCGTCTCTTTTCACTGCAGAAG ATAGTGCTGTGAAACAACGGGATAATGAAAACCTTCTGCATCGTGCAGGACAGTTTGACGTCAATGAAGAGCTTGTGGAAGAA GCTAAGTTTCTTAAAGCAATAGGCACACTGCCAGAAACCCCAGCTGAAATTCGGAGAAGAGTTATTATTGTAGAAAACACGGGCAATTTAGGTGAACAAAGACCACCCAATGTGCTTGAACGTACACCACGGAATCCAGCTGAATTCCCACAAGGAGAAATTGCGGCTGAGAGTTTGGAGAGGTCTGAAGTACAAAGTTTTCATAGTTCTCTGGATTCTTCGCCAGAAACACCTGAAGAAGTCCTAAAGTTGGATGATGCTTTTGCTGAACATTCTGTGAAATTTGACACTCCAAAACCACCTCATAGAAAGTCTTCTCCTTATCCGACACCAAAATTGGTTACTGCTGACATGCAAACACCAGGAACTGCATTTGCTACAAATATGAAAAGCTTGACAAAAGGGAACGTTCGAATACGGTCTCAGTATGTGTATACAGTCTTAAATCCAATTGAGAATCTTTGTCAGCTGGATGAATTGAAGGAAGAAAATGCTGTTCTAGAAGCATCAGATAATGAATGGGAACAACTCTCTAAGCAAGGAAATACTACTCCAGCGGTGGGTTCAAGAGAAAATTTTCCTGACAAGAAACTGGGAGACATCAGTTTATCTGCTTGGCTGAAGCCTCCACTTCCCAAGGTTGACGGTGATTTCCCTGGTCGCAAGAAGCCTTCTATTGTAAGAACTTCTGAAGACAGGCCTATAATTGGTTTGGTTGCTACACATTGGAACAATCAAGAAGAAGATACTTATATCTCACCGAAGCCCTGGGATGGTAATGGGATTCCAAACTCAACAACTAAATACAAAGAG GATCAGAAAGTCTGTTGGCATGCTACTCCATTTGAAGAGAGGCTGGAAAAAGCCCTGTCTGAAGAGACGGCTGTTCCTCAAAG GAACCCAGTCATGGGGGCACCAATTTCATTTGAAGAAACGGAAGCCCAGGATACAGCTACATCTCAGCTCCTGTCAATTCCAAAATCCGTGGTGTCATTTTAA
- the LOC130805817 gene encoding uncharacterized protein LOC130805817 produces MYDYIHIDEKWFYLTKKTQRVYLAHKEKVSYRAANSSKFIPKAMFLGVVARPRWNHFGQCTFDGKIGIFLIINMVAALRDSKNQPRGSVEIKPTKSVNQEVYRNNARVHITNDDPIWQQHNRQGGLTFILTQQPPNSPDFNILDLGFFRSIQSLVHKKMPINITKLITAVKDAFGELHPKTLTNVWISLQHHLNEILKVKGSNDYIQPHFRKNVEEDNGRLRIQVRIPTQLVREIVAFLNPNRDQQQTQALTENEDAA; encoded by the exons ATGTACGATTATATTCACATTGACGAgaagtggttttatttaaccaAGAAAACGCAAAGGGTTTATTTAGCACACAAAGAAAAGGTCTCATATAGGGCAGCGAATTCATCAAAGTTCATACCTAAGGCCATGTTCTTAGGAGTCGTTGCTAGGCCTAGATGGAATCATTTTGGTCAATGTACGTTTGATGGGAAAATTGGAATTTTCCTTATTATCAATATGGTGGCAGCACTAAGAGATTCAAAGAATCAACCAAGGGGTTCAGTAGAAATTAAACCAACTAAATCAGTTAATCAAGAAGTTTATAGGA ATAATGCAAGGGTTCATATCACAAACGATGATCCAATATGGCAACAACACAATAGGCAAGGGGGTTTAACTTTTATTCTTACTCAACAACCTCCAAATAGTCCGGATTTTAATATTCTAGACTTGGGTTTCTTTAGGAGCATACAATCACTTGTGCATAAAAAGATGCCCATAAACATTACAAAATTAATCACAGCAGTTAAGGATGCATTCGGAGAGTTACATCCAAAGACCTTAACTAATGTGTGGATCTCATTACAACACCATTTAAATGAGATTTTAAAAGTTAAGGGGTCTAATGACTACATACAACCACACTTTAGAAagaatgttgaagaagacaatggcaGGTTAAGGATTCAAGTGAGAATCCCAACACAATTGGTTAGAGAAATTGTAGCTTTTCTTAACCCAAACAGGGATCAACAACAAACACAAGCATTAACAGAAAATGAGGATGCTGCATAA
- the LOC130806110 gene encoding conserved oligomeric Golgi complex subunit 5, protein MAAMQRSQLSPTPSSSPLQKLSTFKHQNPSSSIENNNNPLSSFSNHLIFSLFLSPDFSSTHFSSQALSSGSSASTAELLQDGIHLLEKQLRSEVLSHHDHLFAQLSSLRDAESSLSIIRSCVQSLQSSVNRVRSEISDPHTQIKTKTTQLSNLHSTSQNLQFTIRVIRLVKKLRDLMTSSSDSLDLLKGAQLHCEILGLVSDNDLGGIEVVDEELRWVSEAGAKLRSEGMKVLERGLEGLNQAEVGSGLQVFYNLGELRGTVDGLVAKYRNLGVKSIANALDMKAISGVSSGYGGPGGIQRSGTPQFGASGKAKDALWQRMSGCMDQLHSIIVAIWHLQRVLSKKRDPFTHVLLLDEVIQEGDQMLTDRVWEAFVKSFASQMKSAFTASSFVKEIFTLGYPKLYSVMENLLERVSRETDVKGVLPAVSSEGKQQMRAAIENFQTSFLAQCLGRLSELVNNVLPVSSRGSIPSKEHISRIILRIQEEIETVQFDGHLTLLVLREISKVLLLLAERAEYQISTGPEARQITGPATPAQLKNFMLCQHLQEVHTRISALLSGLPPEASELLSPALGVIYGVACDSVESLFQSMLDRLQSCILQIHDQNFGVIGMDAAMDNNASSYMEELQKCILHFRSEFLSRLLPSSKTAAATGTESISTKLARGMASRVLMFFIRHASLVRPLSESGKLRMARDMAELELAVGQNLFPVEQLGAPYRALRAFRPVIFLDTSQLEASPLLQDLRPSTILHHLYSRGPDELRSPMQRNKLTPIQYSLWLDSQGEDQIWKGIKATLDDYAALVRSRGDKEFDPVYPIMLRIGSSISENTSQPERA, encoded by the exons ATGGCGGCAATGCAGAGATCCCAACTTTCACCAACCCCATCATCATCCCCACTCCAAAAACTCTCCACATTCAAGCACCAAAACCCATCTTCCTCCAttgaaaacaacaataacccACTTTCTTCCTTCTCAAATCACTTAATTTTCTCCCTATTCCTCTCCCCCGATTTCTCTTCAACCCATTTCTCCTCTCAAGCTCTATCATCCGGATCATCCGCATCCACAGCCGAACTTCTTCAAGATGGTATTCATCTCCTTGAAAAACAACTCCGATCCGAAGTACTTTCCCATCATGATCATCTCTTTGCACAGTTATCATCCTTACGCGATGCTGAGTCTTCGTTATCCATCATTAGATCTTGTGTTCAATCTCTACAATCATCGGTAAATCGAGTTAGATCCGAAATTTCTGACCCACATACCCAGATTAAAACAAAAACTACCCAACTTAGTAATCTTCATTCAACTTCACAGAATCTTCAATTTACTATTAGGGTTATCCGTTTAGTTAAGAAACTACGTGATTTAATGACGAGTTCTAGTGATTCTTTGGATCTTTTGAAAGGTGCCCAATTACATTGTGAGATTTTAGGGTTAGTTAGTGATAATGATTTGGGTGGGATTGAGGTTGTGGATGAGGAATTGAGGTGGGTTTCTGAGGCTGGAGCAAAACTTCGGTCTGAAGGGATGAAAGTATTGGAAAGAGGATTAGAGGGGTTGAATCAAGCTGAAGTAGGAAGTGGGTTACAAGTTTTTTACAATCTTGGTGAACTTAGAGGAACTGTTGATGGATTAGTTGCTAAGTATAGGAATTTGGGTGTTAAGAGTATTGCTAATGCATTGGATATGAAAGCTATTTCTGGTGTTTCTTCTGGATATGGAGGACCAGGGGGAATTCAAAGGAGTGGGACCCCACAATTTGGGGCAAGTGGTAAAGCTAAAGATGCACTTTGGCAAAGGATGAGTGGGTGTATGGATCAATTGCATTCGATTATCGTTGCGATTTGGCATTTGCAGAGGGTTTTGTCCAAGAAGAGGGATCCTTTTACTCATGTTCTACTCTTGGATGAGGTTATTCAG GAGGGTGATCAAATGTTAACCGATCGAGTTTGGGAGGCATTTGTTAAATCATTTGCAAGTCAGATGAAATCTGCATTCACTGCCTCAAGCTTTGTGAAGGAAATATTTACGTTAGGGTACCCAAAATTGTATTCCGTGATGGAGAATCTTTTGGAACGTGTATCACGTGAAACTGATGTCAAAGGGGTTTTACCCGCAGTCAGTTCAGAAGGTAAGCAGCAGATGCGTGCTGCAATTGAAAATTTCCAGACATCATTCTTGGCCCAGTGTTTAGGTCGCCTGTCAGAACTTGTGAATAATGTCTTACCAGTTTCTAGCCGTGGTAGTATCCCTTCCAAGGAACACATATCAAGAATCATATTAAGGATTCAGGAGGAGATTGAAACTGTTCAATTCGATGGACATTTGACTCTTTTGGTTCTGCGTGAAATCAGCAAAGTTCTGCTTCTCTTGGCTGAAAGAGCTGAATATCAG ATATCGACGGGGCCAGAAGCCAGACAGATAACAGGTCCTGCAACTCCCGCTCAATTGAAGAACTTCATGCTGTGCCAGCATCTTCAAGAAGTTCACACGCGTATATCAGCTTTGTTATCGGGACTACCTCCTGAAGCCTCGGAACTTCTTTCTCCCGCGCTAGGCGTTATATACGGGGTTGCCTGTGATTCGGTAGAATCGTTATTCCAATCCATGTTGGACCGTCTTCAGTCATGCATCTTGCAAATTCATGACCAAAACTTTGGTGTCATCGGAATGGACGCTGCTATGGATAACAATGCTTCATCGTACATGGAAGAGTTGCAGAAATGCATCCTCCATTTCCGCAGCGAGTTCCTTTCGAGATTGTTGCCTTCCTCCAAAACCGCAGCAGCAACTGGGACTGAATCCATATCCACTAAACTTGCTCGTGGCATGGCTTCTCGGGTTCTAATGTTCTTCATAAGGCACGCTTCTCTCGTAAGGCCACTTTCAGAGTCGGGAAAATTGCGGATGGCTCGGGATATGGCCGAGCTGGAATTAGCCGTGGGTCAGAATTTATTCCCGGTGGAGCAGCTTGGTGCTCCATACAGAGCTCTACGAGCATTCCGTCCTGTCATATTCTTGGATACATCTCAACTCGAGGCATCACCATTGCTTCAAGATCTTCGTCCTAGTACTATTCTCCACCATCTTTATTCTCGGGGACCAGATGAGTTGCGGTCGCCAATGCAGAGAAATAAACTTACACCTATTCAGTATTCCTTATGGTTGGATTCGCAAGGTGAGGATCAAATATGGAAGGGGATCAAAGCAACTCTCGATGATTATGCTGCGTTAGTGAGGTCTAGAGGAGACAAAGAGTTCGACCCTGTTTATCCCATAATGCTTCGAATTGGGTCCTCCATCTCGGAAAATACATCACAACCCGAGAGGGCTTGA
- the LOC130806107 gene encoding protein JASON-like isoform X1, with translation MPVTYCDVFTILWRSMACFFGCFGVRNQCRRRHSLPSTDDATKVVVVEGEQRQKIRLSSLFTAEEEADSAVKQRDNENLLHRAGQFDVNEELVEEAKFLKAIGTLPETPAEIRRRVIIVENTGNLGEQRPPNVLERTPRNPAEFPQGEIAAESLERSEVQSFHSSLDSSPETPEEVLKLDDAFAEHSVKFDTPKPPHRKSSPYPTPKLVTADMQTPGTAFATNMKSLTKGNVRIRSQYVYTVLNPIENLCQLDELKEENAVLEASDNEWEQLSKQGNTTPAVGSRENFPDKKLGDISLSAWLKPPLPKVDGDFPGRKKPSIVRTSEDRPIIGLVATHWNNQEEDTYISPKPWDGNGIPNSTTKYKEDQKVCWHATPFEERLEKALSEETAVPQRNPVMGAPISFEETEAQDTATSQLLSIPKSVVSF, from the exons ATGCCAGTGACTTACTGTGACGTTTTTACCATTCTTTGGCGATCCATGGCTTGTTTTTTTGGTTGCTTTGGAGTTCGCAATCAATGTCGTCGTCGTCATTCTCTACCTTCTACTGATGATGCTACTAAA gttgttgttgttgagggAGAACAGCGTCAAAAGATCCGTCTGTCGTCTCTTTTCACTGCAGAAG AGGAAGCAGATAGTGCTGTGAAACAACGGGATAATGAAAACCTTCTGCATCGTGCAGGACAGTTTGACGTCAATGAAGAGCTTGTGGAAGAA GCTAAGTTTCTTAAAGCAATAGGCACACTGCCAGAAACCCCAGCTGAAATTCGGAGAAGAGTTATTATTGTAGAAAACACGGGCAATTTAGGTGAACAAAGACCACCCAATGTGCTTGAACGTACACCACGGAATCCAGCTGAATTCCCACAAGGAGAAATTGCGGCTGAGAGTTTGGAGAGGTCTGAAGTACAAAGTTTTCATAGTTCTCTGGATTCTTCGCCAGAAACACCTGAAGAAGTCCTAAAGTTGGATGATGCTTTTGCTGAACATTCTGTGAAATTTGACACTCCAAAACCACCTCATAGAAAGTCTTCTCCTTATCCGACACCAAAATTGGTTACTGCTGACATGCAAACACCAGGAACTGCATTTGCTACAAATATGAAAAGCTTGACAAAAGGGAACGTTCGAATACGGTCTCAGTATGTGTATACAGTCTTAAATCCAATTGAGAATCTTTGTCAGCTGGATGAATTGAAGGAAGAAAATGCTGTTCTAGAAGCATCAGATAATGAATGGGAACAACTCTCTAAGCAAGGAAATACTACTCCAGCGGTGGGTTCAAGAGAAAATTTTCCTGACAAGAAACTGGGAGACATCAGTTTATCTGCTTGGCTGAAGCCTCCACTTCCCAAGGTTGACGGTGATTTCCCTGGTCGCAAGAAGCCTTCTATTGTAAGAACTTCTGAAGACAGGCCTATAATTGGTTTGGTTGCTACACATTGGAACAATCAAGAAGAAGATACTTATATCTCACCGAAGCCCTGGGATGGTAATGGGATTCCAAACTCAACAACTAAATACAAAGAG GATCAGAAAGTCTGTTGGCATGCTACTCCATTTGAAGAGAGGCTGGAAAAAGCCCTGTCTGAAGAGACGGCTGTTCCTCAAAG GAACCCAGTCATGGGGGCACCAATTTCATTTGAAGAAACGGAAGCCCAGGATACAGCTACATCTCAGCTCCTGTCAATTCCAAAATCCGTGGTGTCATTTTAA
- the LOC130806108 gene encoding GDSL esterase/lipase At4g10955-like: MEMEVETKTQVEEIMVGAAMEMVEGSKNGGGAHPYAFHVSGPRNLSSPNWRDIINSSWKNANYKRTVMACFIQGAYLLELDRQENKTGENALAPNWWLPFKYKLTQTLIDERDGSIFGAILEWDCSSALSDFILIRPSGAPRAVLALRGTLLKSVTIRRDLTDDLRFLAWESLKGSVRFKVAFDTLKSCALKYGSSNVCVIGHSLGAGFALQVGKALAKEGIHVEAHLFNPPSVSLSMSLKTLGEKAGFVWRRFRSMLPSGSETQQNTELGDQNKAKSAVLKKWIPHLYVNNSDYVCCYYADPTRNQDGIDGGRKENLAPAVHNVAEAAVKLFVLSKGNQKFLDAHKLEQWWADDLELQTVINNSKLISRQLKSLYQVPAS, translated from the exons atggAAATGGAAGTAGAAACAAAAACCCAAGTTGAAGAAATAATGGTGGGAGCAGCCATGGAAATGGTGGAAGGAAGCAAAAATGGAGGTGGAGCTCATCCTTATGCATTTCATGTTTCTGGGCCTCGGAATCTTTCTTCTCCTAATTGGAGAGATATCATCAATTCTAGctg GAAAAATGCAAATTATAAAAGAACAGTCATGGCCTGTTTCATACAAGGAGCATACCTGCTAGAGCTAGACAGGCAAGAAAACAAAACAGGTGAAAATGCTTTAGCTCCAAACTGGTGGTTGCCTTTCAAATACAAGCTAACTCAAACTCTAATCGACGAGCGAGATGGATCCATCTTTGGAGCCATACTCGAATGGGATTGCTCTTCAGCACTGTCCGATTTCATACTCATTCGCCCAAGTGGGGCCCCACGAGCTGTTTTAGCTCTAAGAGGAACACTCCTAAAGAGTGTGACTATCCGAAGGGACTTAACTGACGACCTTCGGTTCCTTGCTTGGGAAAGTTTGAAAGGGTCAGTAAGATTCAAAGTAGCTTTTGATACATTAAAATCATGTGCATTGAAGTATGGAAGTAGCAATGTTTGTGTTATCGGTCATTCGTTAGGTGCTGGTTTCGCCCTTCAAGTTGGAAAGGCATTAGCCAAAGAAGGAATACATGTCGAGGCTCATTTGTTCAACCCTCCATCGGTTTCACTATCCATGAGTCTTAAGACTCTTGGGGAAAAAGCCGGGTTTGTTTGGAGGAGATTTCGGTCTATGCTTCCTTCAGGGAGCGAAACCCAGCAGAACACCGAGTTGGGTGATCAAAATAAGGCGAAAAGCGCAGTTTTGAAGAAATGGATCCCACATTTGTATGTCAATAACAGTGATTATGTGTGCTGTTATTACGCTGATCCAACACGAAACCAAGATGGAATCGATGGTGGCAGGAAGGAGAACTTGGCCCCGGCTGTGCATAATGTTGCTGAAGCCGCGGTCAAACTCTTTGTTTTGTCGAAGGGGAATCAAAAGTTCCTTGACGCGCATAAATTGGAGCAATGGTGGGCGGATGACTTAGAACTACAAACTGTTATAAACAATAGCAAGCTTATCAGTAGACAGCTCAAATCTCTGTATCAAGTCCCTGCATCATAG